GCAGCCACACGCTGCTGTGCGGGGCAGCTACAGGAGCTACTGGAGCCCAGGGTGGAGCTCAGTGGCCAGTGCTCACATGGGAGGGACCCAGAGCGGGGTGTCTTTTCATAGTGAAAATTGGAAATCAGGATACAGTGTCCCTGTGTAACTGACAGTGTTTCTGCCACATAAAATAGGTGCATCTTATAATTAATGGCATCCTAGATTTGGTGAAATACAGAATCATCGCCAGTAGTGCTAATCTGGGGAAAACTAGTATCTCTGGGTAAAAATGTCCCCATCTGCAACACAACCATGATGTCCCTCCTACAGCCAGCCACCTTTGAGGCCAAAATGAGACCACATCGGTAGACAGTTTTACACTGCCCATCCCTTCCCGCCCTCCCTCCTGGATGGCACCAATTGGTGGACAAAAGTGGGCTTTGGGCAAACAGGGCCAtcaggagctgggagcctgtttgTTTATCTGTGGAGGGGGAGGTCTCAGCACTGAGGGCCAAGCAAATATTTGAGGTTATGGATTAACTCACACGCGGTTCAGGCTGTCATGGCGGCGGGACGGCGACCTTGCAGTCTCTCCCTGGCCCACCCCAGTAAGGCCCCTTCATGGCAGGTCTGTGAGGGGGGACGGGGGTGGGAACAGCAGATGTGAAGGTTGAATGCTCCAGCCAGGGTTCCAGAAGCTGGCTGGAGCTTGGGCTAACGGGACATCAGGGCTCTGCCACAGGCCGGGCCAGGGCGCTGGCTGGCATTCCTCAGGCCTGGATGCCACAGTTCCCACGGGCCTTCTTCCCAGACTTGGAGGCGAGTGGAAATGGTCTGAGGGCCGCCAGGGACCTGGGACATCATAAGGGCAGCTTGGAGCCCAGGACTCCCCCTACTCCCCACCTTACCCCCTCCTCTAAACCTAGGGTGTCGGATTCAAACAAACATCACAAACAGCCtccggcagggggtggggggtcagtGAAGGCAGAAAGTGAGGTCAGATGGAGTGGGGGAGGTTGCGGGTGGGGCCAGCAGGCCTGCTGCTTGGGCTTGGAGGCGGTGGAGGGATTGCTCCTCAGTTTCCAGCCCACAGGAGTACTTCTGGGGCTTCGTGGGGCACCCGGTAGTTTGGGGCAGGGGTTAAGATTCCAGGCCTGGACACTGGGCTCGGGTCCCAGCTCTGTCAGGTCCCAGTTGTGGGTTTTCAGTAAGCTCCTTCTCTCCTCTAAGCTTTGATGTGACCACCTTCTATTAAATGGGGTGAAGACATTAACACCTCACTCGCAGGCATTGTGAGCTTTAACTGAGAGAATAAAAGCCAATATTCCCAATATTCCCATTTGCTGTATACAAACCCTGTTTTAAGAGTATTATGtggattaattaatttaattctcaTGGGGTTACTATAAGGCAGAAATACAGTTTTTCtaaccaggaaactgaggcatggagccGTTAGGTATCTTGCCCAGTGTTGGTGTCCCGGAGCTGGGATTTGCACCAAGTGGTTGACTTGGTGGCCTGCTTTCTGAACTACGTATAAGTTGtttgaaaaataccataaatGTCTGATAAATATTAGTTACGACTCTTAGCCTGGCCCTTAGATCAGCAAAGTCACCACCCCCTGATCCTCAAATAACAGGGCAAGAGAGGGTACCTGCTATGGCCCTTTTGTGTTGAGTCCCTTTGATCTTCCCCAGGAATCTGTGTCCTTTCTACCTTTTCTCTTCATCCCTCAGATGCTGGGCAGCTGCTGTGATCCTAGCCCCACACAGGCCAGGACACTGAGGGGCTAGTAGCTGTCTGGGTAGTGAACAAGGACCCCCCAAGCCCCGGCCCTGGGAGTCAGCTCCCATCTGGGGCaagggtggcaggcagagcaggggctggtggggctgCTGGAAGCTCAAAAGTCCTCCTCAGACAGGTGGCAGCAACTCCAGAATGTGGCAGCTCGCAAGCCTCTTACTGTTGGTGATCATCTGGGGAATTTCCGGCACACCAGTTCCTCCCGGTAAGGCCACTGTCCTTCCCTGGGATCATCAGGGTCTTCACAAGGCCCCACACAAGGCCCTCATACTTTGCAGCATATCCTCTGAGCCTCAGAGTGACAGGAGAGGCACCATGGGGAGGAGCAACCTGACAGTCCCTACAGGCCAGCTACTTGAATCCAGtagcccccgcccccacccctccaccctgggcaggggtggggggactgtgATGGCAGAGTACTGTGGTGACAGCAAGGAGCCCCAGGGGGCATGTCATGAAGTTCCTACCTCCAGTCTGGGACTGGGCCAGAGTCCCCTGGGTCTttcccctccacccactcacttCCTTAACTGTGAAAGCCCGAAAGCTGAAAGCCAGGACTGGCCAGCAACCACACTGCCACAGGGCAGCCTCTACTCCTAGGCACATGTATGGTGACTGCCCAGCTTCACCCCTTCCCCCCCTTGACCCCCAGCCAACAGGAGGAAGCCAGAGTGCATGGGGAGGTCTGAGGGGTAAAGAGCTGCCCGTGCCTTGCagcagcgcccccccccccccgccccagtctcCTTGAGGCACACCAGCTGTTGTTGGCATTTGAGCCCCGTCTTGAGCTGCTTGTCTGCCTGGGGTGTCCCCACTCCTACCTGTGGTTCACTTGGCTCCTGTATCCAGACTCAGGTCAGATGCCTTCCTTTCCTGGACTTTGCActgcctcctcctgcctgtcTTGCTCACTCCCCTTACTTGGTCCCTCCATCCCAGCTATACCCAACAGACATCTCTCAGAGCCTAAGGCACAGGTCTGCTGTCTTCCAGGTCTGCCCTGCccctgaggggaaggcaggggaaaTGCTCCACTAAGGAGAGGTCAATGGGggtaggagtggggaggggggagatacTCGGGACGGTGCAAGATAGGGTTGCACAGGGGTACTGGGAGAATAGCAAGACAGAGTGACATTTGCAGTCCTGGTAATAACAACATCCCGCCAACATGTGTCACTGAGTGCTCATTTCTAGGTCAGGCACTGCGCTCTTTGACACCATTACCTCATCCTCATGTTTGTACAACTAAACTGAAGTTTAGAGAGGCAAAGGcactggctcaaggtcacacagaggtCAGATTGGGTCCAAAGGGAGGACTGTCTGTCCAGCACATGTCCTCTGAATGGCCAAGTCTCCTGTCTTCCCAGGCTGGCCATCTGCTGTGTgtggaggaagagagcagaggagcAGGGGAGTTTTAAGTCCTGAGGGCTCAAGACAAAAATATCTCCTGGGGCTCACTGCAGAGTAGCCCCCACCCTAGACCCCTCTCCCTAAtgagcttccccccaccccccaaccagaCTCAGTGTTCTCCAGCAGCGAGAGCGCCCACCAGGTTCTGCGGATCCGCAAGCGAGCCAACTCCTTCCTAGAGGAGATCCGGCCAGGCAGCCTGGAGCGGGAGTGCATAGAGGAGATCTGTGACTTCGAGGAGGCCCAGGAGATTTTCCAAAATGTGGATTACACAGTAAGGCCATCTGGCTGGGTGCAGAGGACGAGCCTCAGGGGCAGGCTGGTGGCCAGCAGGGGTCTGGAGGAACAAGCTAGGGCCCCACTGCTGAGGCCCTCCTGGGAGTCTGGGGAGGCAATGGGCAACAGTCCCTTCTCCATTCAGCTTGctagggagtggggagggtgagTGAAATGAAGAGGATGCTGGCCCTACAGTCTTGGTCAGGTCACACATGACTACAAGGAACAGAACTCTGCAATTAGCTCCAGGAATAGGGAATTTGGGGAAATCTTAGGCTTGGATTCCCAACAACCCCACTGGAGGAAGTTCAGCCCGCCCTCTGCCCATAGctggcccctgcctcccctgTTCTCTGTGACCAAAATCCTGCCTTCTCTGTTTCCAGCCACACATCTGCCTATCAGGGGGTGTGTGACCCAAGATTCCCTGATGTCTGTCTACATACActccttctgtgcctcagttcaaATTCTCAAGAGGCAAAATCTGATTGCTCAGGGGATCAGAGGGGAAGTCCACATCCTCTCTGGCTGCCGGGGCCCCAGGGTGGCAGCCCTGAGGCAGAAGGATGGATTGGTAAGGGAGGTAGCTCTTTGATAAAAGGCTCAGACCCAGTCCATCTCAAGGGCTTACTTGAGCTACTAGGACAAGAAATTGTGCTGCTACCTGGGGTCCAGGTCTATAAGGTCTATAAGGATGCCCTTCCTTATTATTCAGGGCTTCCAAGACTAGGGTGGGAAACTCTGGTCTGCCCTTTCATCTGCTACCTCCTTGCCTAGATCCCCACTGGCTCTTTTCCCAAACAACCTCCTCGACAGACGCCCAAATGACTTTGTGCAGCCACAATCTGAGCACCTTACCCTAAGGTCTCCCAGGCCCAGCAGGGCAGAGCCACTGCTACAGGGAGGGGTTTGATGTTGTAGGCATCCAGCCGTGGTTCTCTGGTGTGGTggtcccagaccagcagcagcagcagcaacagggaCTTGGTCAGACAAGCAGATCTTCTCAGCAATCCAAGTCTAACCAACAAGGTCTCCACTTTGAGAACACTGGCTTAGGGAAAGACCACATGCATGAGAGGTCCAGAAAAGCCTGAGAGTGACAGAGGctggaaggaggcagagcagctgggTGGGAGATTTGGGTCGCTTCCAGTGTAAAGGTTGTTGCTGTAGCAGGCAGTACAGAAAGCAGggttccagggacgcctgggtggctcagttggttaagcagctgccttcggctcaggtcatgatcccagcgtcctgggatcgagtcccacatcgggctccttgctcatcggggagcctgcttctccctctacctctgcctgccattctgtctgcctgtgcttgctctctctccctctctctctctctgacaaataaataaaatctttaaaaaaaaagaaagcagggttCCAGCTGCACCGCGGGGTGGTGGTGCCTGGGATGTGGCTTGGAGATGGGCAGCAGGGGGCAAGGAGGAGTGTGGTCCTCCTCAGGGGGCAGTTGCACCAGCGGCTGGCAACAAGCAGGGGTAGACCCCTCTTTGTCCAGAAGCCCTTCCCTCCCCCGCTCTACCTGGGCCAGACTCAGGGGGCAGCCCCTGGGCTCCCTATATGCTTATACATGGGCTGAGGCCTTTGACCttgtcccttttctccacagctGGCCTACTGGACCAAGTACGTCGGTGAGTGCGCTCTAGACCCCAGGCTGTggtgcccctgccccccccccacccgggtTTTTTGAGCCTTTGTAGGGACGGGGCGGGGCTTGGGGGGCCCCCCCGCTGGCGGCACCAGTGACGCCCCTCCTCCTATGTCGCAGACGGGGACCAGTGCGCGTCCCTACCTTCCGAGCACCCGTGCGACAGCCCGTGTTGCGGGCACGGCAAGTGCATCGACGGCATTAGCGCCTTCGGCTGCAACTGCGACGGGGGCTGGGAGGGTCGCTTCTGTAGGCGCGGTGAGAGAGCCGGCCGcggagggggggtgggggtcgggagACGGGGTTCCTGGGAgcccggggggcggggcgggagccgGAACGCGCCGTGCCACCCCCTCCTGGCGCCTCCTCCCCTGTCCGCCCAGAGGTGATCTATTTCAACTGCTCGGTGGACAACGGCGGCTGCGCTCACcactgcctggaggaggagggcggGCGCCGCTGCGGCTGCGCGCCGGGCTACAAGCTGGGGGACGACCACCTGCAGTGCGAGCCCACAGGTGAGCGCCCCCAAAACCGGCGGTGGGGGCGGCACGAGAGGCTTCCAGAGAGTGGGTGAGGAGACGGGCCGCCCCTGCACCGACAGGGTGCTTGGTAGTGCAGTCAGCCTGGGAGTTGTGTGGGTGCCCTTGGGTCgctttccctctcctgcctgccttcctccaggTTCCCCAGCTCACCTTGGAGACAACTTCCGGAGGAGCATGAGCCCATATGTAGCTCATCTCCCAAACTCTGAGTGGGTGTTGGGGGCCAGGCCTCCAGCATCTTCCTCCATCCACCTTGGATGACTTTATTTTCTGAAGACACCTCGTCCAGCCTGGCATCCCAGCTCCCCTTTTACCTCTGGCTTCTCTGAGGAGAGACAGGAACCCTGAgtctgtcttcttttctgttttccttcttttttttttttttttttaagattttttttttaaatttatttgacagatcacaagtaggcagagaggcaggcagagagagagaggaggaggaggcaggctccctgccgagcagagagcccgatgtgggactcgatcccaggaccctggaatcatgacctgagccaaaggcagaggctttaaccactgagccacccaggcgcccttctgttttccttcttaaaacattttaatttttatcaacttTGTATATGTCCTAGAAGTGAGAATTTTACAACTCTTATCATGAATTTCAGCAGATTGTTTCCCAGTATGGGTCTTTTGTCATTCGTTGTACAATGCCCTTGATGGAAACTTTTCATGTGGAAATTCCTGTTTACTGCCTCAGGCACATTTCCTTAGTTATTTCTTTGATATCCTCCCACTGCAGTCTCTATTCTCACCTCTGGGACCTCCCATTACTCAGATCTCCGCTCCTTGGGATCGCTTCTCTAAGTTTATTATCacttctgttttccatctctttgacTTGGCTTTGTGTTCTTTCAGGGAACTTTCCACAATGTTATATTCCAACCCTTTTGCTCGGAAGAAAtgtctaactttttattttgaaataatgattcACGGGAACTTACAAGGAAATGCCTGTGGACCAGTTGGCCTAAAGGCTTTCTAAGAGGCCATCAGAAGGCCCAGGTCACTAACCCAGGTCACTGGTAGAATCCCTACTGCCCAGCTCCTCAGGCCGCTTCCTGAGAGGAATTCTCCAGGTTCACGTTTGACTGGGCATAGCCTGCCTTCCAGCCCCCCTGGAGCAGAGTAGAGAAGAGGAGCTGGCATCTGCCCAGTCTGCAGATATCTGCGTGACTCCGTCTGGCCAGCCTTGCATGTCACTCTTCCCTGTGGCTGGAGGCCCAGCTCACAGTCTCTGTTTCACCCTGTGCAGAGAAGGCACCTGTGGTCTTTTTCAGGGATGAGAGAGGAGCCAAGCCACTGGGGGCCTGAGACAGAGGACTAGGGCTTTGGCAGTTTCATTTCTAAACTCAGCGTTCCTGTCTGTAGTCCCAGCCTACACTGTGTCCTTCAGAAACACTGAGGATTCAGGATGGTTCTGTAATAAAAAGCAGTCTGCTGCTGGAATTGTATTACTGGCTAAGGTTTTTGCTTTCTCAGTCAGCCAAGTTAGTTACCATGTCTAGCTTCTGgaattttgttgctgttgtctgTCTCTATTCTCTGCCACTATGCAATTCTCCTGCTGATGGTTGCCCATCAACTATCCTAAGTCTAAATCTTTCAACCTAGCATGCATGGTCCATCATGAGCAGATGTTGAAAGCCCTCCCAGCCCTTGGTTCTCTGTcctattctctctcctcttggcAGGGGACCTCACAACGGTGCTCAGAGCTACTTTGGGGGCTCCCCAGGAATGCCCACCACTTCCTCCCCATAATTTCTTACTTGTGTTAAGAGCTTGGTGGTATCCCAGCATGAGACTTTATTTTATGTACCTCAGGGACTGCTCCCAGCAACTTCTGGAGGAGCAGATACTGAACTCTGAGAAGTTTAACCTGTCCAAGGACACACACATAGGTAGTGATGCTGCTTGGTCTGGCTCTTACCATTAGGTGGCActgtttgttgactgactgactgactaaCGCAAGGGGATTTGCAGGTTACTAGAACTGGGTGCCTAGCCTTTTAACCCTACAATGGAGCAAACTAGCCTGCAGGCAGGAAGTAGACAAAGATGGGAGGGCAGTCTTGGGGAGTAGTGCCTGGCAGGAACTCACTTGCTTCCCCTATCTTCAGTGAAGTTCCCTTGTGGGAAGCCAGGGAAGCGACTGGAGAAGAAGCGCAAGCACTTGAAACGGGACACAAACCAAACTGACCAAGTAGATCCAAGGCTCGTCAATGGGAAAGAGACCAAATGGGGAGAGAGCCCCTGGCAGGTGAGATGAGAAGCAGCTGTTCTGCAGTTGGGGCAGGAATCTCTGAGCCCCTACTGGGAGTTCCTGATCAGAATGCACAGATGGTGAGAGGAAATGCTGCCTtcacttggggtggggggcagtgctAATGGCGAAGCAGTTTAAGGGAAATCCAGGGGTACCTGATGGGAGATTAGTGGTTGGGGCAGGGTGAACTGGgcacaggggcagggggcagatgTGCAGGAAGGTGAGTTATAGTTTTAACAAAGAGCTGGAAAGATCATGTGCTGCTGGTGGTACATTAGGCCAAGGCCTGGCTTATGACAGAGGTCTTGCTTGGGTTGACCCTGAAATACCTCTCCAGCCTTACCATGGGAACTAATACTTTAAATGGTCCCAGGCactggatgggagggaggggtacagaaaatcaataagcaGAAGATTGGCAGGCCTTGGGGAGCTCATAGATCCTGCGAGGGTCAGGCCCATAAAAATAGCCACTCAGTGGGACCAAGGCCAGGATGGCCAGGGGCATAGGGGCTTATGGAATCCTGAGGGGGATACTCAATACAACCTTGAGGCTTCAAAGGCTTCTTAGAGGACTTGAGTCCCAGCCTAAGTCTCAAGGGTGAGCAGAACTTTCTGGGTGCTGCTAAGGATAACTGTAGCAATAGCATGGGCAGAGGCAAGGAGATGCCCTACAACAGTCCAACTCTGTAAGACAGAAAATGCCAGCAAGGGACCATCAGTCTATGCTGTGTCCATGAAAAACTGACCAATGCAGCCAGTGCCTCAG
Above is a genomic segment from Lutra lutra chromosome 3, mLutLut1.2, whole genome shotgun sequence containing:
- the PROC gene encoding vitamin K-dependent protein C isoform X2; the encoded protein is MAAGRRPCSLSLAHPSGSNSRMWQLASLLLLVIIWGISGTPVPPDSVFSSSESAHQVLRIRKRANSFLEEIRPGSLERECIEEICDFEEAQEIFQNVDYTLAYWTKYVDGDQCASLPSEHPCDSPCCGHGKCIDGISAFGCNCDGGWEGRFCRREVIYFNCSVDNGGCAHHCLEEEGGRRCGCAPGYKLGDDHLQCEPTVKFPCGKPGKRLEKKRKHLKRDTNQTDQVDPRLVNGKETKWGESPWQVILLDSKKKLACGAVLIHTSWVLTAAHCMEDSKKLIVRLGEYDLRRWEKWEMDVDIKEILIHPNYSKSTTDNDIALLRLAQPAVLSQTIVPICLPDSGLAERELTQVGQETVVTGWGYRSETKRNRTFVLNFINIPVAPHNECIQAMHNMISENMLCAGILGDSRDACEGDSGGPMVASFRGTWFLVGLVSWGEGCGRLHNYGIYTKVSRYLDWIHGHIRAEEAFPENQVP
- the PROC gene encoding vitamin K-dependent protein C isoform X1 — protein: MAAGRRPCSLSLAHPSKAPSWQTGGSNSRMWQLASLLLLVIIWGISGTPVPPDSVFSSSESAHQVLRIRKRANSFLEEIRPGSLERECIEEICDFEEAQEIFQNVDYTLAYWTKYVDGDQCASLPSEHPCDSPCCGHGKCIDGISAFGCNCDGGWEGRFCRREVIYFNCSVDNGGCAHHCLEEEGGRRCGCAPGYKLGDDHLQCEPTVKFPCGKPGKRLEKKRKHLKRDTNQTDQVDPRLVNGKETKWGESPWQVILLDSKKKLACGAVLIHTSWVLTAAHCMEDSKKLIVRLGEYDLRRWEKWEMDVDIKEILIHPNYSKSTTDNDIALLRLAQPAVLSQTIVPICLPDSGLAERELTQVGQETVVTGWGYRSETKRNRTFVLNFINIPVAPHNECIQAMHNMISENMLCAGILGDSRDACEGDSGGPMVASFRGTWFLVGLVSWGEGCGRLHNYGIYTKVSRYLDWIHGHIRAEEAFPENQVP